In the genome of Verrucomicrobiia bacterium, the window TCCAACCGCCAGTTTGGGTGCATAGTGCAAGCCCGAGCAGACAGATTATCTATAAATAAAACGTTGGAACTTGGAGCGGACGGGGACCCAGTCGCTGTAGCCTGCACGGCCCCAGCCAGCGAGGCCATTCATATCAGAGTATTTAATCATGGTGCCATCCTCTGAAACAGCTTCTACTACGCCCACATGGCCCAAGCCACCGGCATCGGTCTGAGCAACAGCACCAACCCGTGGCACCGTACTGACCGTCCAGCCGCTGCGAGCAGCATAGTTGTCCCAAGTATTAGCATTGCCCCAGTTGGCAGGCACAGACACCCTGCTGGCCGCATACCAGGTACACCAGCCACGGTCGTAGCCGTTAAAGCCATAAATAGCCGTTGCGCCCCAGGCCACGCTGCCGCCATAGCTAGTACCGCCACCGCTAATGCCTCCGGTAGCTTTAGAACCATCAGGAACAACAATCCGCTGGCCAATAGGCAGGCCAGACACCTCGGCGTCGTTAAAGGCAATAATAGCCTCTTTATTCGCGCTAAAGTCAGAGGCCAGTTTTTCGGCTGTATCACCCGGCTTTACGGTATAGACAATACCGTTAACTGGTGGAATAAAGAGTTCGCGGCCGCCAGGGATGTTGTTATTATTCAGGCCATTCGACCAGCGAATACTGTCAGAGGTCACACCAAATTTGGCAGACAAGCCCGTCAGGGTGTCGCCGGCAGCAGATACATACCGCTGGATATCAAACCGCGACTTAGAGGCGGTGCTGACAATCTGTGGCTTGGCCACTACCTTGTTGTCGGCAGAACTATAAGCCAGCTGACCATTAATAGTGTCAGCTTGGTTAACGACGGCCGTGGACTCTGGCAGGCTGGTCATACGTGCCAAGTGCACAGCAATATCAGACGAAGACAGTTGGTCTAGGGGGTTCACGGTTTGGCTGTCGTTGCTGGCCAGAGCTGTTTGCCGGGCTGCGCCGCCCGAATCTGGACTTTGTACCACAAAGCCAATCACCAATGCTAAAAGAGCAAAGTTGGCAGCCAACAACCCATAACGAATGATTCGTTTACGAGATTTCTTGAAAGCCCGAGCGAATGAACGCGGGAGCAGTGTGCGCTTTGACTTTGAGTCGGCTTGGCGGCTCAATGTATGCGAAATGGTGCGAATACTAGTCTCCGGTTCCGTTATGTACGGAACGTGCCGATATATTGGTTCTTATTTGCTAAATACAAGAGTGTTCGACCAATCTTGTGTATGCGAGTGTTAAGCCTGTTCAAAGCCTCACTCGGGAGGTTTTGGGATAGGTTTTTAAAAACAATATTCCGGGCAACTTAGGTTTGCCACTTAAGAAAAGTGAGGCAGCCATTAGTTGCCCCCAGATACTACCAAAAAACTAACATTAAATCAATATTATCCACCCCTGTTACGTCTCTGTTATCATAATTTCGTTAACGGGGGTCAGGGGCACTAACGGTTGCAGAGCTTTTTGCAGTGCTGCTCGGTTAAGGCTTCGTGCTCGGTTAAGGTATTAGAGAAATAAGTCTTGCCATCGTCGCCCGCTACGAAAAACAGATAGGAGGTTCCCGCTGGGTTGGCCACTGCCTCTAAAGAAGATTTGCTAACATTGCTGATAGGTGTTGGTGGCAACCCCCCGTGAGTGTAAGTATTGTAGGCCGAATCGTAGAACACGCTTGGCTCTTGGCCAGCCAGGATAGCCCCGTACTTGGCCGTGGGGTCAGATTCTAACCGGCGGCCTTCGCGCAAGCGTCGCAAGAACACCTGGGCTACTACCTTGCGATCGTCAGGGTTACCGACCTCGCGTTCGATGATAGAGGCCAAGACAACTCCTTCGTGCACCGTTAGCCCCTGGCGCACAATGCCCGCCCGAAGACCGGGGGTCAATGCCGATTGCATCTGGTCCAAAGAAGCTCGAATAATAGTCCCTGGACTGGTATCGGCTGTTTTCTGGAAAGACTCCGGGTACAGATAGCCTTCCAGGCTGGCGCCAGCCGGCTTGTCGGTCAAGGCCGGGTGGTTGGCATACAGGTCAGGCTTGAGCGCGGCGTCCACCGCAGTTGCCGTAAAGCCGTATTTCTCAATCAGGGCGCTGCGTATCTGATCTAGCCGTTGGCCTGGCAATACAGTCACCAGGTCAGTCGCAATCTTGCCATCGGTCAAAATAGCAGCAATCTCTGGGACCGATAGGCTGGGTCGCAGGCTGTAGGTACCAGCTTTTAGGTCGTCGTTGAGGCTCTGGTTACGAAAATACCACTCGAAGCTCCAGGCCGCACGGATCAAGCCCGCCTGTTTCAGTTGGCCAGCCACCTGTTTTACCGATGCGTCTTGTTCTACCTTGATAAGCTGACTGCTCTGGGAAATACTGACTGGTTCTAGGTTTTGGTCGTAGGCCCGGCGAGTCACAAACGCACCGCCCACGGCCACCAGCACAATCATGACAAACAGAATGGTGAGAATAATTGGCCACCTGGTTTTGCTTTTAGGTCTAGGCTGCATGATAGGTTTCTTGGCTCCGTAGATAATCTTCTAGTATGTAGGTTGCTGCCAGGGCGTCAATATCAGCCTTGGCAAATTGCTTGCCCCGCGCCTGCAGCTCGGCCTCGGCCTGCCGCGACGTAAGAGCTTCGTCCTGAGTCTCTATGGGTACATCAGTATGTTGTCCCAACTCAGTAATAAATACTCGTGTGGCAGTAGTCTGGGCAGTATCGTCGCCGCTTAGGTTGCGTGGCAACCCTACCAGTATGACACTGGGCTGCTCGATGGTGAGTAATTTTTCCAACTCCGGCCAAAAACTATCGTCACGTACCAGGGTAGTGAGCGGGTTGGCCAGTCGTGCCACCGTGTTGGCCGCTGCGACGCCCACCCTTTTTTCACCAACGTCTAATGCTATGAGATTAAACTCCATCTCATAACCCTCCTTGAATGCACGGATAACCTTGGCGAGCAAGATAGCGGTTTTCTTGTGACAAGGCATAACCGTAGTTATGGTGCGAAGCAAAAAACCGGTAGCTTGCCGTCAAGGTTGGTCGTGGGCCAAGATGGGTTTTGAGATGGAGTCCTATCATTTACTCGGCTTTTTCGAAAACAAAGGTTATCTTACTGGTACTCTTGGGTGTCGATTGTACCCAAAACGGACTGTAAGCCACCTCTACGTCGCGGACACCTGGCCGGTTTTTGAATAGTTCCTGTATTTCGCCCCGCTTTTTGCCAGCAATCTCTTGCTTCAGGGCGGTCTCGTCCAGTTGCGGGCCGGCTACCACGGTGGTCTGAATATTCATCTCTGTGCGAGTGTTGGGCTTTTTCTCGGCGGTAGATTTTATGGTGGCCTTGTCTATGCCGTTGTCTTGCACTCGTTGCTTTGAAGTGTCTAGCTTGGACTTGGCCTCTTCTTCGACCAGCTTCTTGAGGTCGTCCCTTTTGATACCCAACATGGTAAATACAGAGGTAGAAGTCACAGTGACTTCGCTCGCCTCGTCACCCACGTTTGGTGTGCTGGTGACCGTGGCGTTGCCCAAAGTCAAGGTGTCGGTCAGGGCCATTCGGCCCCCTTCTTCGAACTTTTGTTTGAGCTCATCCGGGGCTTCGCCGCCGGCTCGCTCATTGATACGCTGTTTGGCCAGGTCGACGTCCTCCTGGCGAATAATCTTTACGACCTTGCTGGTACCACCTGCAAAGGCTGCGGCATTTGTGCCGGATACGGCCGAATAACCAGACACGGCAAAAGTCTTGCCTATCTCTACGTTGTATTGCTCACCTGCGCTAGTAGCCACGACATCGGCTGTACCCTGGAAACGGCACTGACCACCAACAACTGCTGGGGATAATGTCACCGGTGCGGCCGTACCATAACTGAGGTTGCCAGTACTAACCGTTGTGCCCGTAGGGATTGTTGGCACATTGGACGAACAGACGGTTGACAGCGTCACTTGCCCGGCAGCCCTGGTCCCTAAGTCTTTCTGGCCTGTAGCCGGCACTTTTTCAGTGTCGGTCTTGCGGAATTCTTCGTTTTTGGCAGGCAAGACTTTGGATTCGGTGTTAACCTCTTGGGCTGCAGGATCAGCCGCAAAGGCAAAGCTGGTGTCTATATTTTGAGTGTCGGTTTTAAGAATAACGGTGGCTTTTGGCAGCACAAAGAACGCTAGAATAACGCCGCCAATGAGAATAACTCCTGCGATAGCTCCCAGGATGAGCCGTGTCCGGAACTTTTCAAAATTGGGTATATTGAACTTTTT includes:
- the mltG gene encoding endolytic transglycosylase MltG, with protein sequence MQPRPKSKTRWPIILTILFVMIVLVAVGGAFVTRRAYDQNLEPVSISQSSQLIKVEQDASVKQVAGQLKQAGLIRAAWSFEWYFRNQSLNDDLKAGTYSLRPSLSVPEIAAILTDGKIATDLVTVLPGQRLDQIRSALIEKYGFTATAVDAALKPDLYANHPALTDKPAGASLEGYLYPESFQKTADTSPGTIIRASLDQMQSALTPGLRAGIVRQGLTVHEGVVLASIIEREVGNPDDRKVVAQVFLRRLREGRRLESDPTAKYGAILAGQEPSVFYDSAYNTYTHGGLPPTPISNVSKSSLEAVANPAGTSYLFFVAGDDGKTYFSNTLTEHEALTEQHCKKLCNR
- the ruvX gene encoding Holliday junction resolvase RuvX: MEFNLIALDVGEKRVGVAAANTVARLANPLTTLVRDDSFWPELEKLLTIEQPSVILVGLPRNLSGDDTAQTTATRVFITELGQHTDVPIETQDEALTSRQAEAELQARGKQFAKADIDALAATYILEDYLRSQETYHAA
- a CDS encoding LysM peptidoglycan-binding domain-containing protein, which produces MSRQADSKSKRTLLPRSFARAFKKSRKRIIRYGLLAANFALLALVIGFVVQSPDSGGAARQTALASNDSQTVNPLDQLSSSDIAVHLARMTSLPESTAVVNQADTINGQLAYSSADNKVVAKPQIVSTASKSRFDIQRYVSAAGDTLTGLSAKFGVTSDSIRWSNGLNNNNIPGGRELFIPPVNGIVYTVKPGDTAEKLASDFSANKEAIIAFNDAEVSGLPIGQRIVVPDGSKATGGISGGGTSYGGSVAWGATAIYGFNGYDRGWCTWYAASRVSVPANWGNANTWDNYAARSGWTVSTVPRVGAVAQTDAGGLGHVGVVEAVSEDGTMIKYSDMNGLAGWGRAGYSDWVPVRSKFQRFIYR